One Carassius carassius chromosome 20, fCarCar2.1, whole genome shotgun sequence DNA segment encodes these proteins:
- the LOC132097006 gene encoding uncharacterized protein LOC132097006, with translation MQEEAVNLSNVPEEYQDLREVFSKSRAASLPPHRPYDCAIDLVPGYIVSSEGMRMDPDKVKAVIDWPSPDSRKALQRFLGFANCYRRFIRNFSQLVAPLTALTSPRTTFRWSDTAEAVFAKLKSRFVSAPILVAPDPSRQFVVEVNAPEVGVGAVLSQRSATDDKIHPCMFLSHRLSPAERNYDIGNRELLAVSA, from the exons ATgcag gaggaggcagtgaatttatctaacgtgcccgaagagtaccaggacctgagagaagtgttcagtaagtctcgtgctgcttctcttcctccacatcgtccctacgactgtgccatagacttagtaccag ggtacatcgtctcgtctgagggaatgcgtatggatcctgacaaggttaaggctgtgatagattggccaagtccagattcccgtaaggccctacagaggtttctgggatttgccaattgttatcgacgttttattcgtaacttcagccaactagtcgcgcctctgactgccttgacctcccccagaacgacgttcaggtggtctgatacagcggaagctgtatttgccaaacttaagagccgcttcgtttcggctcccatcctcgttgcccctgatccatcacgtcagttcgtggtggaggtcaacgcaccagaggtgggggtaggagcagttctttcccaacgttctGCCACAGACGACAAGATTCACCCTTGCATGTTTTTGtctcatcgtttatcacctgccgaacgtaattatgacattggtaacagagagttgttggcagtctcCGCCTGA